One window from the genome of Zonotrichia leucophrys gambelii isolate GWCS_2022_RI chromosome 27, RI_Zleu_2.0, whole genome shotgun sequence encodes:
- the LOC135458299 gene encoding feather keratin Cos2-2-like, with the protein MSCCKPCDPCCQPCGPCPLASSCTECCVRQCQSSHVVIEPPAVLVTLPGPILSSSPQNTAVGSSTSAAVGNILSCGGVPISSGGFDISCITNCYGGSRCRPC; encoded by the coding sequence atgtcctgctgcaagccctgtgacccttgctgccagccctgtgggccCTGCccgctggccagcagctgcactgagtgCTGCgtcaggcagtgccagagctcccaCGTTGTCATTGAGCcgcctgctgtgctggtgaccctgcctgggcccatcctcagctcctccccacagaACACCGCCGTGGGAtcctccacctctgctgctgttggcaaCATCCTCAGCTGTGGCGGAGtgcccatcagctctgggggctttGACATCTCCTGCATCACCAACTGCTATGGTGGCAGCAGATGCCGTCCCTGCTAA